Proteins co-encoded in one Alcanivorax sp. genomic window:
- a CDS encoding Hsp20 family protein, whose protein sequence is MNTGFSLAPLFRHSVGFDRFDELLDAALRADQSSGYPPYDIIRESDGRYRIVMAVAGFRRNDIEITVQENELRIRGGLSDHEDQERTWLHRGIARRAFERTFKLADHVEVDAAGMEDGLLTVTLNRVVPEEKKPRIIPVEGDTASTKSN, encoded by the coding sequence ATGAATACAGGTTTTTCCCTTGCGCCCCTGTTCCGCCATTCAGTGGGCTTCGACCGTTTCGATGAACTGCTGGACGCGGCCCTGCGTGCGGACCAGTCCAGTGGCTATCCCCCCTATGACATCATTCGCGAAAGTGATGGTCGGTACCGTATCGTAATGGCGGTAGCGGGTTTCCGTCGCAACGATATTGAGATCACCGTGCAGGAAAATGAGCTGCGCATCCGTGGCGGCCTTTCTGATCACGAAGACCAGGAGCGAACCTGGTTGCACCGGGGCATTGCCCGCCGTGCGTTCGAGCGCACCTTCAAGCTGGCAGATCACGTGGAGGTGGATGCCGCCGGTATGGAGGATGGCCTGCTGACTGTGACCCTGAACCGGGTGGTCCCGGAAGAGAAGAAGCCGCGGATTATCCCGGTGGAAGGCGATACCGCGTCAACAAAAAGCAATTAA
- the gap gene encoding type I glyceraldehyde-3-phosphate dehydrogenase — protein sequence MSETGKIRIAINGFGRIGRCLVRALHDHPASNRFTLVEINDLADFHVLAHLLAFDSTHGRWHHSVHYDKGVLEIDGQRIPCSSQASLESLPWRTLKPDLVIECAGKFKTRAALQEHLTAGAPRVLCSYPVEDADAMVVYGVNHGTLNADQKIISNASCTTNCLAPLVDVLDQAFTVRQGLMTTIHSYTNDQNLVDKAHGDLLRARAAAVNMIPTSTGAAKAVGKVLPHLAGRLDGLAVRVPTLNVSLTDLSVVLEQPASIEQIHEALSNAAHGPLQGIMAINHIPLVSGDFNHQPFSCIVDTNHTRQIGQQTKLLAWYDNEWGFSQRLLDVANHWMNV from the coding sequence GTGAGCGAAACAGGGAAAATTCGCATTGCCATCAATGGCTTCGGCCGTATCGGACGCTGTCTGGTGCGTGCACTCCATGACCACCCCGCCAGTAACCGTTTCACCCTGGTGGAGATCAATGATCTGGCCGATTTTCATGTCCTGGCTCACCTGCTTGCCTTCGACAGTACCCACGGCCGCTGGCACCATTCAGTGCACTACGACAAGGGGGTGCTGGAAATCGATGGCCAGCGCATTCCCTGCTCGTCACAGGCCTCGCTGGAATCGCTTCCCTGGCGGACCCTGAAACCGGACCTGGTGATTGAGTGTGCCGGCAAGTTCAAGACCCGCGCCGCTCTCCAGGAGCACCTCACCGCCGGCGCCCCCCGTGTGCTGTGCAGCTACCCGGTAGAGGATGCGGATGCCATGGTGGTGTACGGCGTTAACCACGGCACCCTCAACGCTGACCAGAAAATCATTTCCAATGCCTCCTGCACCACCAATTGTCTGGCTCCGCTGGTGGATGTACTGGATCAGGCTTTCACCGTTCGGCAGGGGCTGATGACCACCATCCACAGTTACACCAACGACCAGAACCTGGTGGACAAGGCCCACGGAGATCTGCTGCGTGCCCGCGCGGCAGCAGTGAACATGATCCCGACCAGCACGGGCGCGGCAAAAGCCGTGGGCAAGGTGCTCCCGCACCTGGCCGGCCGCCTGGATGGCCTGGCCGTCCGGGTTCCCACCCTGAATGTGTCACTGACCGACCTCAGTGTTGTGCTGGAACAGCCTGCCAGCATCGAACAGATTCATGAGGCGCTGAGCAACGCGGCCCACGGCCCGTTGCAGGGCATCATGGCCATCAATCACATCCCGCTGGTTTCCGGTGACTTCAATCACCAGCCTTTCTCTTGCATCGTTGATACCAATCACACACGGCAAATCGGCCAGCAAACCAAGTTGCTGGCCTGGTACGACAACGAATGGGGATTCAGCCAGCGATTGCTGGATGTGGCAAATCACTGGATGAATGTGTAA
- the dnaX gene encoding DNA polymerase III subunit gamma/tau — MSYQVLARKYRPRTFDELVGQEHVSRALMHALDQDRLHHAYLFTGTRGVGKTTIARILSRCLNCEQGVSARPCGVCPTCQEINDGRFVDLIEVDAASRTKVEDTRELLDNVQYAPTRGRYKVYLIDEVHMLSAHSFNALLKTLEEPPPHVKFLLATTDPQKLPVTVLSRCLQFSLKALPPEQIAGHLKELLDKEMIRYDEPALLSLGKAAQGSMRDALSLTDQAIAFGGEQLGSEAVNAMLGTVDRNHVLTLLVALAEQEPGGVLKALASVCEHSPGELALLDELISQLHQIAVCQAVPGEADETLTRLAGALSAEQVQLYYDVALRGRRDLQDAPDIRAALEMLLLRMVLFTPKGVLPAQGGGAAPAKKPEVAAPSVQADGRPDLRALLETPKPAPQPVAQTSTPVAEESPPAPQPVESRPQPANPPESVPPAPASAPEQAAAPVPAGDAPPWEEDVPPWEDEPVKQAQQAEAAPEQLHASRPDSQPDSPQKVVAEPQTEEAPAEPEAPLAPLPEPTSEAEVATWWAALLLRLDLDGTVRNIARNAVLVSREQHLWTLRISTGHQVLVNRERLDELSAALENYFQRRIQVQVEYEQRAGDTPELMAEAKRQEILAGAIQTLHGDPVVQQLVSRFSGRLDEDSVTPKQTVE, encoded by the coding sequence ATGAGTTATCAGGTTCTTGCCCGAAAATACCGTCCCCGTACCTTCGATGAGCTGGTGGGGCAGGAGCATGTCTCCCGGGCGCTGATGCATGCGCTGGATCAGGATCGTCTGCACCATGCCTACCTGTTCACCGGGACCCGGGGGGTGGGCAAGACCACCATCGCGCGTATTTTGTCGCGCTGCCTGAACTGCGAGCAGGGGGTCAGTGCCCGACCCTGTGGCGTCTGCCCCACCTGTCAGGAAATCAACGATGGCCGCTTCGTGGACCTGATCGAAGTGGATGCGGCCAGCCGTACCAAAGTGGAAGATACCCGCGAGCTGCTCGACAATGTGCAGTACGCGCCCACTCGGGGCCGCTACAAGGTGTACCTCATCGATGAGGTGCACATGCTCTCCGCGCATTCCTTCAATGCACTGCTAAAAACGCTGGAAGAGCCGCCGCCCCACGTGAAGTTCCTGCTGGCCACCACGGATCCGCAAAAGCTGCCGGTCACCGTGTTGTCCCGTTGTCTCCAGTTCAGCCTCAAGGCGTTGCCGCCGGAGCAGATCGCGGGACATCTCAAGGAATTGCTGGACAAGGAAATGATCCGCTATGACGAGCCGGCACTGCTGTCGCTGGGCAAGGCGGCCCAGGGGTCCATGCGTGACGCCCTCAGTCTGACCGACCAGGCCATTGCCTTTGGTGGCGAACAGCTGGGCAGTGAGGCCGTGAATGCCATGCTCGGTACGGTGGATCGCAACCATGTGCTGACTCTGCTGGTGGCACTGGCAGAGCAGGAGCCGGGCGGGGTGCTCAAGGCATTGGCCTCGGTGTGTGAACACAGCCCCGGTGAACTGGCATTGCTGGACGAGCTGATCAGTCAGTTGCACCAGATTGCAGTGTGTCAGGCGGTGCCCGGTGAGGCAGACGAGACCCTGACCCGGCTGGCCGGTGCACTCAGCGCAGAGCAGGTGCAGCTCTACTATGACGTGGCCCTGCGTGGGCGCCGTGATCTTCAGGATGCCCCGGATATTCGTGCTGCCCTGGAGATGTTGCTGCTGCGGATGGTGCTGTTTACCCCGAAAGGTGTACTGCCCGCCCAGGGGGGCGGCGCAGCCCCGGCAAAAAAGCCTGAAGTCGCCGCGCCGTCAGTCCAGGCTGACGGTCGCCCGGACCTGCGTGCCTTGCTGGAGACCCCAAAGCCGGCTCCGCAGCCTGTGGCACAGACCTCGACCCCGGTAGCGGAGGAGTCCCCTCCCGCGCCGCAACCGGTTGAGTCCCGGCCGCAGCCGGCCAATCCGCCAGAGTCTGTGCCTCCGGCTCCCGCCTCCGCCCCTGAGCAGGCCGCGGCGCCGGTGCCAGCGGGCGACGCTCCACCCTGGGAGGAAGATGTGCCGCCCTGGGAAGACGAGCCCGTAAAGCAGGCACAACAAGCTGAAGCGGCGCCCGAGCAGCTCCATGCTTCCCGGCCAGACTCCCAACCGGATTCGCCGCAAAAGGTGGTTGCCGAGCCACAGACCGAGGAGGCACCCGCCGAGCCCGAGGCCCCGTTGGCGCCGTTGCCCGAGCCCACCAGCGAAGCCGAGGTGGCCACCTGGTGGGCGGCCTTGCTGCTGCGCCTGGATCTGGATGGCACGGTGCGCAATATTGCCCGTAATGCCGTACTGGTCAGCCGCGAACAGCACCTCTGGACCCTGCGAATCAGCACCGGTCATCAGGTGCTGGTGAACCGGGAACGCCTGGATGAACTGTCTGCGGCCCTTGAAAATTACTTTCAGCGCCGCATTCAGGTTCAGGTGGAATACGAACAGCGGGCCGGCGATACACCGGAGTTGATGGCGGAAGCCAAGCGCCAGGAAATTCTTGCCGGTGCCATCCAGACCCTCCATGGGGACCCGGTGGTACAACAGCTGGTCAGTCGCTTCAGCGGCCGCCTGGACGAAGACAGTGTCACCCCCAAACAGACAGTAGAATAG
- a CDS encoding YbaB/EbfC family nucleoid-associated protein, with product MDFDMNSLMQQAQAMQEKMKKMQEEAANAEVTGEAGAGLVKVTMNGRHDVKSVSVDDSLMSEEKELLEDLLAAAVNDAVRRVEKQQQDNMQNMAGGFPFPPGFKL from the coding sequence ATGGACTTTGATATGAATTCTCTCATGCAGCAGGCCCAGGCCATGCAGGAGAAGATGAAGAAGATGCAGGAAGAGGCCGCCAATGCGGAAGTGACGGGTGAAGCGGGTGCCGGCCTGGTGAAGGTGACCATGAATGGTCGCCACGATGTGAAATCTGTCAGTGTGGATGATTCGCTGATGAGCGAAGAAAAGGAACTGCTGGAAGACCTGCTGGCGGCTGCGGTGAATGATGCGGTGCGTCGAGTGGAAAAGCAGCAGCAGGACAATATGCAGAACATGGCCGGGGGCTTTCCTTTCCCGCCGGGTTTCAAACTCTAG
- the recR gene encoding recombination mediator RecR — protein sequence MKHAPLVDQLIHAFTCLPGVGPRSAQRMAYALLDRGREQGRRLGDALHAAMDGVQHCQRCRNYAEAELCPICESPKRDGSLICIVSTPADVLAFEQSGEYLGQYFVLMGELSPLDGIGPRELGLDVLEQRLQGGEIRELILATGTTVEGEATAHYVLDLAQDAGVQVTRIAQGVPMGGDLEFVDGATLAQALRARRPFES from the coding sequence GTGAAGCACGCACCCCTGGTTGACCAGTTGATTCATGCCTTTACCTGCCTGCCAGGTGTCGGCCCCCGCTCGGCCCAGCGTATGGCCTATGCCCTGCTTGACCGGGGGCGGGAGCAGGGCCGCCGCTTGGGCGATGCCCTCCATGCTGCCATGGATGGCGTGCAGCATTGTCAGCGCTGTCGTAACTATGCGGAGGCAGAGCTGTGCCCGATCTGCGAAAGCCCGAAGCGTGATGGCTCGCTGATCTGCATCGTGTCCACCCCGGCTGATGTGCTGGCTTTTGAACAGTCAGGCGAATACCTGGGGCAGTACTTTGTGCTCATGGGCGAGCTGTCGCCACTGGACGGCATCGGCCCCCGGGAGCTGGGCCTGGACGTGCTGGAGCAGCGTCTGCAAGGTGGCGAAATCCGCGAGCTGATTCTTGCCACCGGCACCACGGTGGAAGGGGAGGCCACTGCCCACTATGTGCTGGATCTGGCCCAGGACGCTGGGGTTCAGGTCACCCGCATTGCCCAGGGCGTGCCCATGGGCGGGGATCTGGAGTTCGTCGATGGCGCCACCCTGGCCCAGGCCCTGCGCGCCCGCCGCCCCTTCGAGAGCTAG
- a CDS encoding acyl-CoA dehydrogenase family protein, whose amino-acid sequence MSALDYFNETHRMVRATVRKFVEKEILPYVDDWEEAGEFPRELYRKAAEAGILSINAPEEFGGTGEDVFMKVAACEELVRCSSGGLCASLGSLDIGLPPVWKWGSEAMKEAVIPAVIDGDKISALAITEPNGGSDVANLRTRAVREGDHYMVNGAKTFITSGVRADYYTVAVRTGDKGYGGISLLLVEKGTPGFTVGRKLKKMGWWASDTAELFFEDCKVPVENLIGPENGGFYCIMSNFQMERLILAVTANSTAQLALDESLRYVKEREAFGRPLAGFQVTRHKLAEMATDIKASTEFTYRVAAKIAAGEDAVLDVSMAKNVATRCADRVTYDAVQLFGGSGYMRGTIVERLYRDNRILSIGGGTHEIMNEVIAKQMGL is encoded by the coding sequence GTGAGCGCACTGGATTATTTCAACGAGACACACCGGATGGTGCGGGCCACGGTACGCAAGTTCGTGGAAAAGGAAATTCTTCCCTATGTGGATGACTGGGAAGAGGCAGGGGAGTTTCCCCGTGAGCTTTACCGCAAGGCCGCTGAAGCGGGCATTCTCAGTATCAATGCGCCGGAGGAATTCGGTGGCACCGGTGAAGATGTATTCATGAAGGTGGCGGCCTGTGAGGAACTGGTGCGCTGCTCTTCAGGCGGTCTTTGTGCCAGCCTGGGCTCGCTGGATATCGGGTTGCCACCGGTATGGAAATGGGGCAGCGAGGCCATGAAAGAAGCGGTGATCCCGGCGGTGATTGACGGTGACAAGATTTCTGCACTGGCCATCACCGAGCCCAATGGCGGGTCTGATGTGGCCAATCTGCGCACCCGGGCCGTGCGTGAGGGGGACCACTATATGGTGAATGGCGCCAAGACCTTTATCACCAGCGGGGTGAGAGCGGATTACTACACGGTGGCGGTGCGTACCGGTGACAAGGGCTACGGCGGCATCAGCCTGTTGCTGGTCGAGAAAGGCACCCCGGGTTTTACGGTGGGGCGCAAGCTGAAGAAGATGGGCTGGTGGGCGTCGGATACCGCCGAGCTTTTCTTCGAGGATTGCAAGGTGCCGGTGGAGAACCTGATCGGACCGGAAAATGGTGGCTTCTACTGCATCATGAGCAATTTCCAGATGGAGCGTCTGATTCTGGCGGTGACCGCCAACAGTACGGCGCAGCTGGCACTGGATGAAAGCCTGCGTTACGTCAAGGAACGTGAGGCGTTTGGTCGGCCGCTGGCGGGCTTTCAGGTGACCCGTCACAAACTTGCCGAGATGGCGACGGACATCAAGGCCAGCACCGAGTTTACCTATCGGGTTGCCGCAAAGATCGCTGCCGGCGAAGACGCTGTACTGGATGTCTCCATGGCCAAGAACGTGGCCACTCGCTGCGCCGACCGGGTTACCTATGATGCGGTCCAGCTATTCGGTGGCAGCGGCTACATGCGCGGTACCATCGTCGAGCGTCTTTATCGCGACAATCGCATCCTTTCCATCGGCGGCGGCACCCACGAGATCATGAATGAGGTCATCGCCAAGCAGATGGGACTGTGA
- a CDS encoding putative solute-binding protein — MKKLMKAALAACALATSVTAQAAPTKICVFDIVGNVGPMMGAMKDWQTEALGWGLEAELIPYTNEAIAAEDLKAGVCQAALVTGIRGRGFNKYAGTVDSIGAIPTMDHLRIVLQVLSNPQVAPKLTHGSYQVMGIAPAGAAYVFVDDKEVNTLAKAAGKRVAVLEYDETQAKLVSQVGATPVASDITNFSTKFNNGVVDVIAAPLAVYEALELYKGLSPDGGIINYPLVQLTIQLIGKKDAFSAEVAQKSREYFYSNLDRIVAQLKKEEEKVDPKWWVEIPDADKAKYEVLMQEARNLLRVEGYYDPDMLDMLRKVRCKLNQSRAECT; from the coding sequence ATGAAGAAGCTGATGAAAGCCGCCTTGGCGGCCTGCGCCCTGGCGACCTCCGTCACCGCCCAGGCAGCCCCCACCAAGATCTGTGTATTCGATATCGTCGGCAATGTGGGCCCCATGATGGGCGCCATGAAAGACTGGCAGACTGAAGCCCTGGGTTGGGGACTTGAAGCCGAACTGATTCCCTACACCAATGAAGCAATTGCCGCTGAAGACCTGAAAGCCGGTGTCTGCCAGGCGGCACTGGTGACCGGCATCCGAGGCCGCGGCTTTAACAAGTACGCCGGCACCGTAGATTCCATTGGCGCCATCCCCACCATGGATCACTTGCGCATCGTGCTGCAGGTGCTGTCCAACCCGCAGGTTGCCCCCAAGCTGACCCATGGTTCCTATCAGGTCATGGGTATCGCCCCCGCCGGTGCCGCCTATGTCTTCGTGGACGACAAGGAAGTGAACACCCTGGCCAAGGCCGCGGGTAAACGCGTGGCGGTACTGGAATATGATGAAACCCAGGCCAAACTGGTTTCCCAGGTAGGCGCCACCCCGGTAGCGTCGGACATCACCAACTTCTCCACCAAATTCAATAACGGTGTAGTGGATGTGATTGCGGCCCCGCTGGCGGTCTATGAAGCATTGGAACTCTACAAGGGCTTGTCTCCGGATGGCGGCATCATCAACTACCCGCTGGTACAGCTCACTATTCAGCTGATCGGCAAGAAGGACGCCTTCTCTGCAGAGGTGGCACAGAAATCCCGTGAATACTTCTACAGCAACCTGGATCGCATCGTTGCCCAGTTGAAAAAAGAAGAAGAGAAAGTGGATCCCAAGTGGTGGGTAGAAATTCCGGATGCGGACAAGGCCAAGTATGAAGTCCTGATGCAGGAAGCCCGTAACCTGCTGCGCGTGGAAGGCTACTACGATCCGGACATGCTGGATATGCTCCGCAAGGTTCGTTGCAAACTGAACCAGAGCCGTGCGGAATGCACCTGA
- a CDS encoding AraC family transcriptional regulator, translating to MKNKAMALDVPLISARYARRYLRFLQKRGINGTAVLENAALDAEKLSDPDAYLSMKQVCEILRQGELLLDDATASFRFGQELDLQGHGLFGFALLRQQDFPKLVNIVVQYLRVSLPLMDMEISCNAGLITIRLHDNWDLGELKPTITNIYMGSIYALASLVCRKFTFEFDFPRPDRASPWPRLDYDVDVHFNRTSNRVLMPLSGRQARDDEASMAGLVATTRSREQLDKDDSLRVASKVRQEVIRRPDRNSSLERVAEALGMSPRSMRRHLNLAGYSFSAIRNEVRETFATRFLQDTDMPMSKIAEHLGYSDQASFSKAYRTWTGKTPGEVRRSHRQ from the coding sequence ATGAAGAACAAGGCAATGGCATTAGACGTTCCACTGATTTCTGCTCGTTACGCCCGCCGATATTTACGGTTCCTACAAAAACGCGGAATAAATGGAACGGCAGTCCTTGAAAATGCCGCCTTGGACGCTGAAAAACTTTCCGATCCCGACGCCTACCTTTCCATGAAACAGGTTTGCGAGATTCTTCGGCAAGGCGAGTTACTGCTGGACGATGCCACCGCCAGTTTCCGGTTCGGCCAGGAACTCGACCTGCAAGGACATGGGTTGTTCGGTTTTGCCCTGCTGCGTCAGCAGGACTTCCCGAAACTGGTGAACATTGTGGTGCAGTATTTGCGGGTATCCCTGCCGCTGATGGATATGGAAATCAGCTGCAATGCCGGCCTTATCACCATCCGACTGCATGACAACTGGGATCTGGGCGAACTGAAACCGACCATCACCAACATCTATATGGGCAGCATCTATGCCCTGGCCTCGCTGGTGTGTCGCAAATTTACTTTCGAGTTTGATTTCCCCCGCCCCGACAGGGCCTCACCATGGCCCCGGCTGGATTATGATGTGGATGTGCATTTCAACCGTACTTCCAACCGGGTGCTGATGCCCCTGTCGGGCAGGCAGGCCAGAGACGACGAAGCCAGCATGGCCGGCCTCGTGGCCACCACCCGATCCCGGGAACAGCTGGACAAGGATGACAGCCTGCGCGTGGCCAGCAAGGTACGGCAGGAGGTCATAAGGCGCCCGGACCGCAACAGCAGCCTGGAGCGGGTGGCTGAAGCTCTGGGGATGAGCCCCCGCTCGATGCGTCGTCACCTGAATCTGGCAGGCTATTCGTTCAGCGCTATTCGCAATGAGGTACGAGAAACCTTCGCCACCCGTTTCCTGCAAGACACCGACATGCCCATGAGCAAGATCGCGGAACACCTGGGCTACAGTGACCAGGCCAGCTTCAGCAAGGCCTATCGCACCTGGACAGGGAAAACACCGGGAGAGGTCCGCCGTAGCCACCGTCAATAA